Proteins from a genomic interval of Antedon mediterranea chromosome 5, ecAntMedi1.1, whole genome shotgun sequence:
- the LOC140049229 gene encoding uncharacterized protein isoform X1, protein MEGRNNRTLFDGVKDLRKLIKEKELLLVIGEGESALPRAATIDQWWGHVDADNPQLTREKISDLENRYIRDNAPEARQSRFHGAIRMLGKVPIIFTTNIDELLEHFLWKSGTDGDKITLEQVARLPEVNNLDRQVIVKLFGDKSYSMFVTDESRKQFELLHQEENRLTAKLTNIFNSRNVLFLGCDTKHSLYKNFIQRFVTPSSKEHFCFLKSNKNEIEQEGQLTTLMADMELWEFVLHLKSGDVIREISEITPGEIREISFLPTQRENYLTQQLLLEKTATEIHFHTTKVTNALTTLELLEKESKPSLERIFRNDPFGESQEKQIEAAMDAMKGRRRNLLNVIELGKTPVVATFLYQAVVEELEHQPDKDKRCMALRKYAEVILQSKSVLKTKNSLELVIVDAEIGTEAYKRLKDDTFAYIKLKGGVNEAICYADTATTSSKKVTTHLIVINGEEVAKRRNTYDTSVSVGWDSDNSLLRLLTLVIKCDNVEHVLEDAVREKLLSLHDVQILSSSDEYDTKSMKLLGKGSFGEVYKVTDREGKVFALKMLKELQGEQQDIIEAFKKEAKSLDTFADRSN, encoded by the exons TTGACAAGAGAGAAGATTTCTGATCTTGAAAATCGTTACATCAGAGACAATGCTCCAGAAGCTCGGCAATCTCGTTTCCATGGTGCCATTCGCATGCTTGGTAAAGTTCCTATCATTTTCACCACAAATATTGATGAATTATTGGAGCACTTTTTGTGGAAATCTGGAACAGATGGAGATAAAATTACATTGGAACAG gtTGCAAGATTGCCAGAAGTTAACAATCTTGACCGGCAGGTCATTGTTAAGTTGTTTGGGGACAAAAGTTATTCTATGTTTGTGACA GATGAATCAAGAAAACAATTTGAGTTGCTGCACCAGGAGGAGAACAGACTGACAGCCAAACTTACAAACATTTTCAACAGCAGAAATGTTCTGTTTCTTGGTTGTGATACTAAACACAGTCTGTACAAAAACTTCATTCAGCGATTTGTGACACCATCATCT aaagaacatttttgttttttgaaaagcaataaaaatgaaattgaacAAGAAGGTCAACTTACAACATTAATGGCAGATATGGAGTTATGGGAATTTGTGCTGCATTTAAAAAGTGGGGATGTCATCAGAGAAATATCTGAAATTACCCCTGGAGAG ATTCGTGAGATCTCATTTTTGCCAACTCAACGTGAGAACTATTTAACTCAACAACTTCTTCTGGAGAAAACTGCAACAGAAATTCATTTCCATACAACAAAAGTAACTAACGCACTGACTACACTAGAATTACTTGAAAAGGAATCCAAACCTTCATTAGAAAGAATTTTTCGTAATGATCCTTTTG GAGAAAGCCAAGAGAAGCAAATTGAAGCAGCAATGGATGCTATGAAGGGTAGAAGAAGAAATCTATTAAAT GTAATTGAATTAGGAAAAACACCTGTAGTTGCGACATTCCTTTACCAAGCTGTTGTTGAGGAATTGGAACACCAACCAGATAAAGACAAACGTTGTATGGCCTTGAGAAAATATGCAGAGGTCATACTCCAATCCAAGTCTGTCCTTAAAACTAAGAATTCTTTGGAGTTGGTCATAGTTGATGCGGAAATTGGAACAGAGGCTTACAAGCGGTTGAAAGACGACACTTTCGCGTACATTAAATTAAAAG GTGGTGTAAATGAAGCAATTTGCTATGCAGATACTGCTACAACAAGTTCAAAGAAGGTCACTACTCATCTTATTGTTATCAATGGGGAAGAAGTTGCCAAACGGAGGAACACATATGACACAAGTGTTTCAGTTGGTTGGGATTCTGACAACTCACTTCTCCGATTACTGACCCTTGTCATCAAATGTGACAATGTTGAACATGTTTTAGAG gaTGCAGTTCGTGAAAAATTATTAAGTTTACATGATGTGCAGATTCTGTCAAGTAGTGACGAATACGATACAAAATCTATGAAACTTCTTGGAAAAGGATCATTTGGAGAAGTTTACAAAGTAACAGACAGAGAAGGAAAGGTGTTTGCCTTGAAGATGCTCAAAGAGTTACAAGGTGAACAGCAAGATATAATTGAAGCTTTCAAAAAAGAAGCTAAATCTCTAGA cACTTTTGCTGATAGAAGCAATTGA
- the LOC140049230 gene encoding LIM and senescent cell antigen-like-containing domain protein 1, producing MNLAICSRCQEGFQQDERIVNSHGQVWHEACFVCAQCFMPFPDGVFFEFEGRKYCEHDFQMLFAPCCGKCSEFVIGRVIKAMNNNWHVKCFMCATCDVELADLGFVKNKGRALCKPCHLKEKAASSGKHICFKCHSIIEDGPIKFKMEYYHPYHFNCTNCGEELTASARELRGELYCLPCHDKMGIPICSACHRPIEERIVTALGKQWHVEHFVCAICEKPFLGHKHYERKGKAYCETHFNTLFGNICFHCNKAITGEVMCTMNKSWCEEHFFCSCCETLMNARSKFIEFDLKPVCKKCYDKFPNELKRRQKKIEEHSKKFGKEK from the exons ATGAATCTTGCAATTTGTTCTCGGTGCCAAGAGGGCTTCCAACAGGATGAGAGAATAGTGAACTCGCATGGCCAAGTCTGGCATGAAGCATGTTTTGT TTGTGCTCAGTGTTTTATGCCCTTTCCTGATGGTGTTTTCTTTGAG TTTGAGGGGCGCAAGTATTGTGAACATGACTTCCAGATGCTATTTGCTCCATGCTGTGGTAAATGCA gtGAATTTGTTATAGGGCGTGTCATTAAGGCTATGAACAACAACTGGCATGTTAAGTGCTTTATGTGTGCTACATGTGATGTTGAGTTGGCTGATCTTGGCTTTGTTAAGAACAAGGGCAG AGCTCTATGCAAACCATGTCACTTGAAGGAAAAGGCTGCCA gtaGCGGAAAACATATCTGCTTCAAATGCCA ttcCATCATTGAAGATGGCCCAATCAAgtttaaaatggaatattatcATCCATACCATTTTAATTGTACAAACTGTGG ggAGGAGTTGACAGCAAGTGCGCGTGAGTTGCGAGGTGAACTTTACTGCTTACCATGTCATGACAAGATGGGAATTCCAATCTGTAGTGCTTGCCATCGTCCAATTGAGGAACGTATTGTCACTGCTCTCGGAAAACAGTGGCATGTTGAG CATTTTGTATGCGCTATATGTGAGAAACCTTTCTTAGGTCACAAACATTACGAACGCAAGGGCAAAGCGTATTGTGAAACTCACTTTAACACTCTATTTGGCAACATTTGTTTCCACTGCAACAAAGCTATTACAGGAGAAG taaTGTGTACAATGAACAAGTCGTGGTGTGAAGAACATTTCTTCTGCAGTTGCTGTGAAACATTAATGAATGCAAG ATCCAAATTCATTGAGTTTGACTTAAAACCAGTCTGCAAAAAGTGCTATGATAAATTTCCCAATGAACTGAAACGAAGACAGAAAAAGATAGAAGAACACAGCAAGAAGTTtggaaaagaaaaataa
- the LOC140049229 gene encoding uncharacterized protein isoform X2 yields MEGRNNRTLFDGVKDLRKLIKEKELLLVIGEGESALPRAATIDQWWGHVDADNPQLTREKISDLENRYIRDNAPEARQSRFHGAIRMLGKVPIIFTTNIDELLEHFLWKSGTDGDKITLEQVARLPEVNNLDRQVIVKLFGDKSYSMFVTDESRKQFELLHQEENRLTAKLTNIFNSRNVLFLGCDTKHSLYKNFIQRFVTPSSKEHFCFLKSNKNEIEQEGQLTTLMADMELWEFVLHLKSGDVIREISEITPGEIREISFLPTQRENYLTQQLLLEKTATEIHFHTTKVTNALTTLELLEKESKPSLERIFRNDPFGESQEKQIEAAMDAMKGRRRNLLNVIELGKTPVVATFLYQAVVEELEHQPDKDKRCMALRKYAEVILQSKSVLKTKNSLELVIVDAEIGTEAYKRLKDDTFAYIKLKGGVNEAICYADTATTSSKKVTTHLIVINGEEVAKRRNTYDTSVSVGWDSDNSLLRLLTLVIKCDNVEHVLEDAVREKLLSLHDVQILSSSDEYDTKSMKLLGKGSFGEVYKVTDREGKVFALKMLKELQGEQQDIIEAFKKEAKSLDIYKLI; encoded by the exons TTGACAAGAGAGAAGATTTCTGATCTTGAAAATCGTTACATCAGAGACAATGCTCCAGAAGCTCGGCAATCTCGTTTCCATGGTGCCATTCGCATGCTTGGTAAAGTTCCTATCATTTTCACCACAAATATTGATGAATTATTGGAGCACTTTTTGTGGAAATCTGGAACAGATGGAGATAAAATTACATTGGAACAG gtTGCAAGATTGCCAGAAGTTAACAATCTTGACCGGCAGGTCATTGTTAAGTTGTTTGGGGACAAAAGTTATTCTATGTTTGTGACA GATGAATCAAGAAAACAATTTGAGTTGCTGCACCAGGAGGAGAACAGACTGACAGCCAAACTTACAAACATTTTCAACAGCAGAAATGTTCTGTTTCTTGGTTGTGATACTAAACACAGTCTGTACAAAAACTTCATTCAGCGATTTGTGACACCATCATCT aaagaacatttttgttttttgaaaagcaataaaaatgaaattgaacAAGAAGGTCAACTTACAACATTAATGGCAGATATGGAGTTATGGGAATTTGTGCTGCATTTAAAAAGTGGGGATGTCATCAGAGAAATATCTGAAATTACCCCTGGAGAG ATTCGTGAGATCTCATTTTTGCCAACTCAACGTGAGAACTATTTAACTCAACAACTTCTTCTGGAGAAAACTGCAACAGAAATTCATTTCCATACAACAAAAGTAACTAACGCACTGACTACACTAGAATTACTTGAAAAGGAATCCAAACCTTCATTAGAAAGAATTTTTCGTAATGATCCTTTTG GAGAAAGCCAAGAGAAGCAAATTGAAGCAGCAATGGATGCTATGAAGGGTAGAAGAAGAAATCTATTAAAT GTAATTGAATTAGGAAAAACACCTGTAGTTGCGACATTCCTTTACCAAGCTGTTGTTGAGGAATTGGAACACCAACCAGATAAAGACAAACGTTGTATGGCCTTGAGAAAATATGCAGAGGTCATACTCCAATCCAAGTCTGTCCTTAAAACTAAGAATTCTTTGGAGTTGGTCATAGTTGATGCGGAAATTGGAACAGAGGCTTACAAGCGGTTGAAAGACGACACTTTCGCGTACATTAAATTAAAAG GTGGTGTAAATGAAGCAATTTGCTATGCAGATACTGCTACAACAAGTTCAAAGAAGGTCACTACTCATCTTATTGTTATCAATGGGGAAGAAGTTGCCAAACGGAGGAACACATATGACACAAGTGTTTCAGTTGGTTGGGATTCTGACAACTCACTTCTCCGATTACTGACCCTTGTCATCAAATGTGACAATGTTGAACATGTTTTAGAG gaTGCAGTTCGTGAAAAATTATTAAGTTTACATGATGTGCAGATTCTGTCAAGTAGTGACGAATACGATACAAAATCTATGAAACTTCTTGGAAAAGGATCATTTGGAGAAGTTTACAAAGTAACAGACAGAGAAGGAAAGGTGTTTGCCTTGAAGATGCTCAAAGAGTTACAAGGTGAACAGCAAGATATAATTGAAGCTTTCAAAAAAGAAGCTAAATCTCTAGA TATATATAAACTCATTTAA
- the LOC140049229 gene encoding uncharacterized protein isoform X3 — protein MLGKVPIIFTTNIDELLEHFLWKSGTDGDKITLEQVARLPEVNNLDRQVIVKLFGDKSYSMFVTDESRKQFELLHQEENRLTAKLTNIFNSRNVLFLGCDTKHSLYKNFIQRFVTPSSKEHFCFLKSNKNEIEQEGQLTTLMADMELWEFVLHLKSGDVIREISEITPGEIREISFLPTQRENYLTQQLLLEKTATEIHFHTTKVTNALTTLELLEKESKPSLERIFRNDPFGESQEKQIEAAMDAMKGRRRNLLNVIELGKTPVVATFLYQAVVEELEHQPDKDKRCMALRKYAEVILQSKSVLKTKNSLELVIVDAEIGTEAYKRLKDDTFAYIKLKGGVNEAICYADTATTSSKKVTTHLIVINGEEVAKRRNTYDTSVSVGWDSDNSLLRLLTLVIKCDNVEHVLEDAVREKLLSLHDVQILSSSDEYDTKSMKLLGKGSFGEVYKVTDREGKVFALKMLKELQGEQQDIIEAFKKEAKSLDTFADRSN, from the exons ATGCTTGGTAAAGTTCCTATCATTTTCACCACAAATATTGATGAATTATTGGAGCACTTTTTGTGGAAATCTGGAACAGATGGAGATAAAATTACATTGGAACAG gtTGCAAGATTGCCAGAAGTTAACAATCTTGACCGGCAGGTCATTGTTAAGTTGTTTGGGGACAAAAGTTATTCTATGTTTGTGACA GATGAATCAAGAAAACAATTTGAGTTGCTGCACCAGGAGGAGAACAGACTGACAGCCAAACTTACAAACATTTTCAACAGCAGAAATGTTCTGTTTCTTGGTTGTGATACTAAACACAGTCTGTACAAAAACTTCATTCAGCGATTTGTGACACCATCATCT aaagaacatttttgttttttgaaaagcaataaaaatgaaattgaacAAGAAGGTCAACTTACAACATTAATGGCAGATATGGAGTTATGGGAATTTGTGCTGCATTTAAAAAGTGGGGATGTCATCAGAGAAATATCTGAAATTACCCCTGGAGAG ATTCGTGAGATCTCATTTTTGCCAACTCAACGTGAGAACTATTTAACTCAACAACTTCTTCTGGAGAAAACTGCAACAGAAATTCATTTCCATACAACAAAAGTAACTAACGCACTGACTACACTAGAATTACTTGAAAAGGAATCCAAACCTTCATTAGAAAGAATTTTTCGTAATGATCCTTTTG GAGAAAGCCAAGAGAAGCAAATTGAAGCAGCAATGGATGCTATGAAGGGTAGAAGAAGAAATCTATTAAAT GTAATTGAATTAGGAAAAACACCTGTAGTTGCGACATTCCTTTACCAAGCTGTTGTTGAGGAATTGGAACACCAACCAGATAAAGACAAACGTTGTATGGCCTTGAGAAAATATGCAGAGGTCATACTCCAATCCAAGTCTGTCCTTAAAACTAAGAATTCTTTGGAGTTGGTCATAGTTGATGCGGAAATTGGAACAGAGGCTTACAAGCGGTTGAAAGACGACACTTTCGCGTACATTAAATTAAAAG GTGGTGTAAATGAAGCAATTTGCTATGCAGATACTGCTACAACAAGTTCAAAGAAGGTCACTACTCATCTTATTGTTATCAATGGGGAAGAAGTTGCCAAACGGAGGAACACATATGACACAAGTGTTTCAGTTGGTTGGGATTCTGACAACTCACTTCTCCGATTACTGACCCTTGTCATCAAATGTGACAATGTTGAACATGTTTTAGAG gaTGCAGTTCGTGAAAAATTATTAAGTTTACATGATGTGCAGATTCTGTCAAGTAGTGACGAATACGATACAAAATCTATGAAACTTCTTGGAAAAGGATCATTTGGAGAAGTTTACAAAGTAACAGACAGAGAAGGAAAGGTGTTTGCCTTGAAGATGCTCAAAGAGTTACAAGGTGAACAGCAAGATATAATTGAAGCTTTCAAAAAAGAAGCTAAATCTCTAGA cACTTTTGCTGATAGAAGCAATTGA